The following proteins come from a genomic window of Candidozyma auris chromosome 4, complete sequence:
- a CDS encoding 6-phosphofructo-2-kinase has protein sequence MELSFPQSKPSLSMRPLLSPNTSNTSLNSLFSRIENSPFTTTSYTSTTTPATSPVYEVPRADEVSSLLNKRINSKTLVMLVGLPASGKSTVCKQLSNFLQSHDYKCQVYNAGNVRRSLRRTFSDADFFNPNNAAAQEQREQFAAIAMEQMLDDFRTNRINVGFLDATNTTRKRRDKMLDIVRHCDVSFSNVIILDISCTDERLLAFNVNGKTTNGDYTGRTVAEAIADFKQRSSHYYKVYEAITPEELERANDVVSTYISIQNAKNFRSYSIISEKQRDEVEDLFVTFAANYYKMHGERYYSAVDTFHKLTQQSI, from the coding sequence CAGAATCGAAAACTCCCCCTTCACAACCACATCGTACACCTCCACCACAACGCCGGCAACTTCTCCCGTTTACGAGGTGCCCCGTGCGGACGAGGTGTCGCTGCTTCTCAATAAAAGAATCAATCTGAAAACGTTGGTGATGCTTGTTGGGTTGCCTGCCTCAGGCAAGTCCACAGTTTGCAAGCAGCTCTCGAATTTCTTGCAGAGTCACGATTACAAGTGTCAGGTCTACAACGCTGGAAACGTCAGGAGGCTGCTACGCCGGACTTTTTCCGATGCTGACTTCTTTAACCCAAACAACGCTGCTgctcaagaacaaagagagcagtttgcagccatcgCCATGGAGCAGatgcttgatgatttcagaACAAACAGAATCAACGTCGGTTTTTTGGACGCAACAAACACCACAAGAAAGCGTAGGGACAAGATGCTTGATATTGTGAGACACTGCGATGTGTCTTTTTCAAACGTGATCATCTTGGACATCTCGTGCACTGACGAGCGTCTTTTGGCGTTTAACGTGAATGGCAAAACAACCAACGGCGACTATACAGGGCGTACTGTTGCCGAGGCCATTGCCGACTTCAAGCAGAGGTCGTCTCATTACTACAAGGTGTACGAGGCGATTACTCCAGAGGAGTTGGAACGGGCCAATGACGTTGTCTCTACATATATAAGCATTCAGAACGCTAAGAACTTCAGAAGCTACAGCATCATTTCTGAAAAACAGCGTGATGAGGTGGAAGATTTGTTTGTCACATTTGCAGCTAATTACTACAAGATGCATGGAGAGAGGTATTACTCCGCCGTGGATACGTTCCACAAACTCACACAACAACTGATATAA